In a single window of the Deltaproteobacteria bacterium genome:
- a CDS encoding DUF6492 family protein codes for MIKNKTRNIVLFCKSYSKDMLRARRMAESIERFNADNIPLYVCVPSTDLNNFQQCFGDIPAYFLTDEQILSKTCNIYGPLPKDFSTDLFQQLIKLEFWRMGLCENYLWIDSDSYFIKTFHRENFFHDESTPYTVQHLAQDLLGFAARTKNKKITRDFENMAIKFQKLFHRSGPLYDFGCSPLLWSCKVLQSLEEDYLKPSQTTIFALLQEYPCEMQLYGEYLLFSKKIPIVPIDPLFKVYHYAKQFFEAQMQGESEFSLAKQYLGVVMQSYWAKLPEQKKPPLVRLKRFFGKMGEQIERGIRDIKV; via the coding sequence GTGATTAAGAACAAGACTCGTAACATCGTGCTGTTTTGTAAATCATATTCCAAGGATATGCTGCGTGCGCGGCGCATGGCGGAAAGCATCGAGCGCTTCAATGCTGACAACATCCCTCTCTACGTCTGTGTCCCATCAACCGACCTGAACAACTTTCAACAATGCTTCGGAGATATTCCCGCTTATTTTCTTACGGACGAGCAGATATTGAGCAAGACCTGCAACATTTACGGCCCGTTGCCGAAAGATTTCTCCACCGACTTGTTTCAGCAGTTGATTAAGCTCGAATTCTGGCGGATGGGTTTGTGCGAAAACTATCTCTGGATTGATTCTGATTCATACTTTATCAAAACCTTCCACAGAGAAAATTTTTTTCATGATGAGAGCACCCCTTATACGGTGCAACATCTGGCGCAAGACTTATTGGGCTTTGCCGCAAGAACAAAAAATAAAAAAATAACCCGTGATTTCGAGAATATGGCTATAAAATTCCAGAAACTGTTTCACCGGTCCGGCCCGCTTTATGATTTCGGCTGCTCGCCGCTCCTCTGGTCTTGCAAGGTATTACAAAGCTTAGAGGAAGATTATTTGAAGCCGAGCCAAACAACCATTTTTGCTTTACTGCAGGAATACCCCTGCGAAATGCAACTCTATGGAGAATATCTGCTTTTCAGTAAAAAAATACCCATCGTCCCGATAGATCCTCTTTTCAAGGTTTATCATTATGCCAAACAGTTCTTTGAAGCCCAGATGCAGGGTGAATCAGAGTTTTCGTTAGCCAAGCAATATCTGGGTGTTGTAATGCAATCGTACTGGGCAAAACTCCCGGAACAGAAAAAACCGCCGCTCGTAAGGTTAAAAAGATTCTTCGGCAAAATGGGCGAACAAATCGAAAGAGGGATCAGGGATATAAAGGTGTAA
- a CDS encoding lysophospholipid acyltransferase family protein, with product MTDSVNLAFPARLLFLFLRVIPTGLRRYLFCRLALAYYQIDLRRRLITLHNLSNAFPDKSMDEVQRLAKGAYRNIAIVAAEFADLPFWTKENISNIMDVDGLDHCEAALRKNRGLLLFGAHFGNWELGVIATSLLLKPLVLIYRPLDNSVLENLVTWIRQSTGNRSVAKNSAMWPMVRVLRQNGIVGLLIDQNVSHYEGVFVNYFGFPTCTTNGLAHLALLTGAPVVPTFMVRKNDNHYHFVFGPEVEIIRTDDRENDIVENTATFTAIIEEMVRQYPDQWLWLHERWKEKKEPR from the coding sequence ATGACTGACTCTGTAAATTTGGCCTTTCCGGCCCGACTGCTCTTTTTATTTCTTCGCGTCATCCCGACGGGGCTGCGAAGATATCTCTTCTGCCGCCTCGCTCTCGCTTACTATCAAATAGACCTCAGGCGACGCCTGATTACCCTGCACAACCTCAGCAATGCCTTCCCGGACAAGAGCATGGACGAAGTTCAGCGGCTCGCCAAGGGTGCTTACCGGAACATCGCTATCGTGGCCGCCGAATTTGCCGACCTGCCCTTCTGGACAAAAGAAAATATTAGTAATATCATGGATGTAGATGGGCTGGACCACTGCGAAGCAGCTCTCCGGAAAAACCGGGGTCTGCTCCTGTTCGGCGCCCACTTTGGCAACTGGGAACTTGGCGTCATCGCCACGTCGCTTTTATTGAAGCCCCTCGTCTTGATTTACCGTCCCCTTGATAACAGCGTTCTTGAAAATCTCGTAACCTGGATACGGCAATCTACGGGAAACAGATCGGTGGCCAAGAATTCAGCCATGTGGCCCATGGTCCGTGTTTTGCGGCAAAACGGCATTGTCGGCCTCCTTATTGATCAGAACGTGTCACATTATGAAGGGGTCTTCGTAAATTATTTCGGATTCCCGACCTGTACGACGAATGGCTTGGCCCATCTGGCGCTTCTCACGGGTGCTCCGGTAGTGCCGACCTTCATGGTGCGGAAAAATGATAATCATTACCACTTCGTCTTTGGTCCCGAAGTGGAAATCATCCGGACAGACGACAGAGAAAACGATATTGTCGAAAATACCGCTACCTTTACGGCAATTATCGAAGAGATGGTCCGGCAATACCCCGATCAATGGCTCTGGCTGCACGAGAGATGGAAGGAAAAAAAGGAACCTAGGTGA
- a CDS encoding glycosyltransferase family 4 protein translates to MKIAVLVKRFILSGGAERYAVEVTRRLKARGHEIHIYARSVDESALAGMQHIKVPNKHTYASVANSLSFAREAAQLLAGKQYDIIHSHERGYRQDVLTVHTFSYKSGLDRYSWIRRMDQKYLSPRSWIYLWLEKRQMTSPRLVAVSPLIREDIKNYYQRTKGVQVIPPGVDVDWFHPDRIAECRARNNAQPGTVSNDLTVLFVGSEFRRKGLDHLIPAIGDKMRLLIVGRGEHLEQYRKLAASCGASKRVEFVGHVDGDMRKYYALADVVVLPSLREAFGMSILEAMACGLPVVVSPAAGVAYLIEEGRTGFLAGEAGALHGALLRLQDGTLRKDMGRLARLVAEEYSWDRAAAAYDEVFSDVLNTRKAASKRTVAR, encoded by the coding sequence GTGAAAATAGCGGTCCTGGTAAAAAGATTTATTCTCTCCGGAGGAGCGGAGCGCTACGCGGTCGAAGTTACCCGTCGCCTCAAGGCAAGGGGGCACGAAATCCATATCTATGCGAGATCGGTGGATGAGTCGGCATTAGCGGGCATGCAGCACATTAAAGTGCCGAACAAACACACCTATGCGAGCGTGGCAAACTCTCTCTCCTTTGCCAGGGAAGCGGCTCAATTGCTCGCAGGAAAACAGTATGACATCATCCACTCCCATGAACGCGGCTACCGGCAGGATGTTCTTACCGTCCACACCTTTTCCTATAAATCGGGACTGGACCGATACTCCTGGATACGGCGGATGGATCAGAAGTACTTGAGCCCGCGGAGCTGGATCTATCTGTGGCTCGAAAAGAGGCAGATGACTTCGCCCCGACTTGTTGCCGTTTCCCCTCTTATTCGTGAGGATATCAAAAACTATTATCAGCGCACCAAAGGGGTGCAGGTCATACCGCCGGGCGTGGATGTCGACTGGTTTCATCCCGACCGGATTGCCGAATGTCGCGCAAGGAATAACGCGCAGCCAGGCACCGTGTCCAACGATCTGACGGTGCTTTTTGTCGGCTCGGAATTCCGCCGCAAGGGGCTCGACCATCTGATTCCGGCGATCGGCGACAAGATGCGATTGCTGATCGTAGGCCGCGGCGAACACCTGGAACAGTATCGCAAGCTTGCGGCCAGCTGCGGGGCAAGTAAACGGGTTGAATTTGTCGGCCATGTGGATGGGGACATGAGGAAGTATTATGCTTTGGCCGACGTGGTGGTCTTGCCATCGCTCAGAGAGGCCTTTGGCATGAGCATCCTTGAGGCTATGGCCTGCGGTCTGCCGGTCGTAGTAAGTCCCGCTGCCGGAGTTGCCTACCTCATTGAAGAAGGCAGGACGGGTTTTCTTGCCGGCGAAGCCGGCGCGTTGCATGGTGCTTTACTTCGCTTGCAGGATGGCACGTTGCGGAAAGATATGGGAAGGTTGGCGCGACTCGTTGCCGAGGAATACTCCTGGGACCGGGCCGCCGCCGCCTATGATGAAGTTTTTTCTGATGTCCTGAATACCAGGAAGGCAGCAAGCAAGAGAACTGTGGCACGCTAA
- a CDS encoding glycosyltransferase, translated as MSSNLPAASVQSHIMLFEPGMEGHHVSWLRYVAEDLLAAGFRLTLAVDMRPEAVKLIHDNLSSIINNVSLISVFSEAGQFHGGSTITAMAYCLKKSGAREVFVNNLDHIASLCLRKAAVGILPPALLRGRISGVYLRPRFLASAQWPPGNIIKAAGFARLCADRWFKNIFFLDEYLCVVAKEKYAGPVFHVLPDPWDGDFSLSQKEARNALGIPTDRLVLLNYGVGDRRKGLHLTVQAMLDRPLDSRLFLLCAGKVSPARGLSDKLLTLEKQGAAKILNRYVSVAEESLCFCASDAVLLTYRKHFGSSGVLSLAAAAGKMVIASDEGLVAQRVRDHNLGWLFSSGRVAELKKCMAGVASLSESDRDRFRLAALAYAACCSRAAFRSALLAPLSDIAGG; from the coding sequence ATGAGTAGCAACTTGCCGGCTGCATCAGTTCAGTCGCATATCATGCTCTTCGAGCCCGGCATGGAAGGCCACCATGTGAGTTGGCTGCGCTATGTCGCGGAAGACTTGCTCGCCGCCGGATTCCGATTGACCCTGGCGGTGGACATGCGCCCGGAAGCAGTGAAGTTGATTCACGATAATCTGTCCTCGATCATCAACAACGTTTCCCTTATTTCCGTTTTTTCTGAGGCCGGTCAATTTCATGGCGGGAGCACGATAACGGCCATGGCTTATTGTCTCAAGAAAAGTGGCGCCCGGGAGGTTTTTGTGAACAACCTTGATCACATTGCCTCTTTGTGCCTGAGGAAGGCAGCAGTGGGAATACTGCCGCCTGCTCTTCTGCGGGGACGCATCTCCGGGGTGTATCTTCGCCCCCGTTTTCTGGCCAGCGCACAATGGCCACCCGGGAATATAATCAAGGCTGCCGGTTTTGCAAGGCTCTGTGCGGATCGGTGGTTTAAGAACATTTTCTTTCTGGATGAATATTTATGTGTGGTAGCAAAAGAAAAATATGCCGGTCCGGTATTTCATGTTCTTCCCGATCCCTGGGACGGGGATTTTTCTCTGAGCCAAAAAGAGGCGCGGAATGCTTTAGGTATCCCGACAGACAGGCTTGTGCTGCTTAACTACGGAGTTGGGGACCGGAGGAAGGGTTTGCATCTGACGGTGCAAGCCATGCTGGACAGGCCCCTTGATTCACGATTATTCCTTTTATGCGCCGGAAAAGTTTCCCCGGCGCGAGGATTATCGGATAAATTGTTAACATTGGAAAAACAGGGAGCAGCAAAGATTCTGAATCGCTATGTTTCTGTTGCTGAGGAAAGCTTGTGCTTCTGCGCCAGTGATGCTGTGTTACTGACCTATCGGAAACACTTTGGTTCCAGCGGAGTGCTTTCTCTTGCTGCCGCGGCGGGAAAAATGGTCATTGCGTCAGACGAAGGGCTCGTCGCGCAGCGTGTTCGTGACCATAACCTGGGGTGGCTTTTTTCTTCGGGCAGGGTTGCGGAATTAAAAAAATGTATGGCAGGAGTGGCGTCATTGTCGGAATCGGACCGGGACCGTTTTCGGCTGGCGGCGCTTGCTTATGCCGCTTGCTGCTCTCGTGCTGCGTTTCGGAGCGCCCTGCTTGCTCCATTAAGCGATATTGCCGGTGGTTAG
- a CDS encoding glycosyltransferase family 2 protein produces MNSSVPLSVAIITMNAAGKLPNCLQSVAFADQIVVVDSGSQDDTVAIAAAFGCDIFSEDWRGFGPQKQMAVDQCRNEWVLILDADERIPPETAAVIIGIVCRPEPSVSYSFPRKNYFQGRWIRHAGWWPDRVIRLFRKDQGRMTAVSVHEAVAVDNGVVALTVPIEHNTESNLSELLRKIDRYSTLGAQEAFAAGRRSSVWGAAVRAALVFFHGYLIRLGFLDGRQGFTLAMADAVNKYFKYAKLSELSRKAQYPGIEKGAL; encoded by the coding sequence ATGAATTCCTCGGTGCCCCTTTCGGTGGCCATTATAACCATGAATGCGGCGGGAAAATTGCCGAACTGCCTGCAGAGCGTGGCCTTTGCCGACCAGATCGTCGTCGTGGACTCGGGGAGCCAGGATGATACCGTGGCGATCGCCGCCGCCTTTGGGTGTGATATATTCAGCGAAGATTGGCGCGGCTTCGGTCCCCAAAAGCAAATGGCAGTAGACCAGTGCCGCAACGAATGGGTGCTGATCCTGGATGCCGATGAGCGGATACCGCCTGAAACGGCAGCGGTTATAATAGGAATCGTTTGCCGACCGGAGCCGTCCGTCAGCTACAGTTTCCCGAGGAAAAATTATTTTCAGGGTAGATGGATCAGGCACGCCGGCTGGTGGCCGGACCGGGTCATCCGCCTCTTCCGCAAAGATCAGGGCCGTATGACCGCGGTCTCGGTCCATGAAGCCGTTGCGGTTGATAACGGTGTCGTTGCCCTGACAGTGCCTATTGAACACAATACGGAAAGCAATCTCAGCGAACTTCTCCGAAAAATCGATCGGTACTCGACGCTTGGCGCCCAGGAGGCCTTTGCTGCGGGGCGAAGATCTTCGGTCTGGGGTGCTGCCGTGCGGGCGGCACTCGTGTTTTTTCATGGCTATCTTATTCGCCTTGGCTTCCTCGATGGCCGGCAGGGCTTTACTCTGGCAATGGCGGATGCCGTCAACAAGTATTTCAAGTACGCAAAATTGAGCGAGCTATCCAGGAAAGCTCAATATCCAGGTATTGAAAAAGGGGCATTATGA